The Gouania willdenowi chromosome 7, fGouWil2.1, whole genome shotgun sequence genome includes a window with the following:
- the LOC114467243 gene encoding leucine-rich repeat-containing protein 38-like: protein MVHATTPLTMIPCINWLQPLLALISSTLLTRGHNCPSSCMCPDHHTVNCTGQGLTRVPDAIPLNVRRLLLSNNWIPWIPSDFLVLYSDLVYLDLRNNCLSQLEPGTLSTSSRLVFLDLGSNNLTEISSGIFEDSTSLIKLRLGNNPFLSMIDKDAFSGLTSLRELELEGNGLTGLDVSVLKPLLYLKVLRLEGNPWLCDCHFAKLFAWMKENEDKLPMGMKVLECSLPLDGQRVPLSLLSEDSFRECRSTLSLTDYLIVIFSGISVSVAAIIASFCLASIVPCFQRLKRGFKGDEEEGID from the exons ATGGTTCATGCTACCACCCCCTTGACAATGATACCATGCATTAACTGGCTGCAGCCTTTACTTGCCTTGATCTCTTCCACTTTGCTTACACGGGGCCACAATTGCCCATCCAGCTGCATGTGTCCAGACCACCATACTGTGAACTGCACTGGCCAAGGATTAACTAGAGTTCCAGACGCCATCCCTCTGAACGTTCGGCGTCTTCTACTCTCCAACAACTGGATTCCCTGGATTCCTTCTGACTTTCTAGTCCTATACAGTGATTTGGTCTATCTAGATTTACGGAATAACTGTCTTTCCCAGCTGGAGCCAGGGACTCTGAGTACATCTTCTAGATTGGTTTTCTTAGACTTGGGAAGTAACAACTTGACAGAAATCTCTTCAGGGATATTTGAGGACTCAACAAGTCTGATCAAACTGCGTCTGGGAAACAACCCCTTCTTAAGCATGATAGACAAGGACGCCTTCTCAGGGCTGACTTCTTTAAGGGAGCTGGAGCTGGAAGGGAACGGTTTAACAGGATTAGATGTCAGTGTTCTGAAACCCCTGCTTTACCTTAAAGTGCTGCGTTTGGAGGGCAATCCCTGGCTTTGTGACTGTCACTTTGCAAAACTATTTGCATGGATGAAAGAGAACGAGGACAAGCTGCCAATGG GAATGAAGGTACTGGAGTGCTCGCTTCCTCTGGATGGCCAACGTGTTCCTCTCAGTCTTCTGAGTGAGGACAGTTTCAGAGAGTGCCGTAGTACACTCTCCCTCACAGACTATCTCATTGTCATCTTCTCTGGCATCTCTGTGTCCGTAGCAGCCATTATTGCTAGCTTCTGTCTGGCTTCCATTGTTCCCTGCTTCCAGCGCCTCAAAAGAGGCTTTAAAGGAGATGAAGAGGAGGGAATCGACTGA